One segment of Triticum aestivum cultivar Chinese Spring chromosome 2A, IWGSC CS RefSeq v2.1, whole genome shotgun sequence DNA contains the following:
- the LOC123190416 gene encoding F-box/LRR-repeat protein At3g59200, which yields MASGVDRISALPEDILHHVLRLLPAHEVVRTSLLARRWRGVWRSVPTLRFTGAKGWGSADMFAQFVDYLLHLRCGGDGPPLDSCDFDLDSDGFMLLPANQRRASNWLWKALPRVRALRLRLRIPEDPGASPPSDMHLFSQHLTRLELVGVGFYGSVVDFTGCPALVELSMDTCDVVVKQLLSPSLKHLRITRCYAQENYRILISLPNLVSLELIEWVQGRIPLLGSLPCLARAVVVLNESCADQCSQGQFDSCGADDDMCDRCYYYYGDPEHGPPYYRNNCIFLKGLSEATDLELSAHSDVTVFNRDLKWCPTFTKLKTLLLNDWCLAADHNALICFLQHSPILEKLTLQLSKGPSYVTEAEGIYKPLGQSVASNCLKIVEIKCANVDSKVHKILKILTTYGIRLEQISVQQTSRIPGSGCFNFVCTEFS from the exons ATGGCGAGCGGGGTGGACCGCATAAGCGCCCTCCCGGAGGACATCCTCCACCACGTGCTCCGCCTCCTGCCGGCTCATGAGGTGgtgcggacgtccttgctcgcccGGCGCTGGCGCGGCGTCTGGAGGTCCGTGCCCACCCTCCGCTTCACCGGAGCCAAGGGGTGGGGCAGCGCCGACATGTTCGCCCAATTCGTGGACTACTTGCTCCACCTCAGGTGCGGGGGCGACGGCCCGCCTCTGGATTCCTGCGATTTCGACTTAGATTCCGACGGATTCATGCTGTTGCCCGCCAACCAGCGGCGTGCGAGCAACTGGCTCTGGAAGGCCCTGCCTCGTGTCCGGGCGCTCCGGCTCCGGCTTCGCATTCCCGAGGATCCGGGAGCCTCGCCACCATCTGACATGCATCTCTTCTCCCAGCACCTCACCAGATTAGAGCTTGTTGGTGTCGGTTTCTACGGCAGCGTCGTTGATTTTACAGGCTGTCCAGCATTGGTGGAACTGAGTATGGATACTTGCGACGTCGTTGTCAAGCAGCTCTTGTCTCCATCCTTGAAACATCTGCGAATTACCCGCTGCTATGCTCAAGAAAATTACCGCATTCTTATTTCTCTACCAAATCTTGTTTCGCTTGAGTTGATCGAATGGGTCCAAGGAAGGATTCCATTGCTTGGGAGCTTGCCGTGTTTAGCAAGAGCTGTTGTTGTGCTTAACGAGAGTTGTGCCGATCAATGCTCTCAGGGTCAGTTTGATAGTTGTGGTGCTGATGATGATATGTGTGATCGTTGTTATTATTATTATGGGGATCCTGAACATGGGCCTCCTTATTACCGCAACAACTGCATCTTTCTCAAAGGTTTGTCAGAAGCGACAGACTTGGAGTTGTCAGCTCATTCTGATGTG ACTGTTTTCAACAGGGATTTGAAGTGGTGCCCTACATTTACCAAGTTAAAGACTTTGCTACTCAATGATTGGTGTTTGGCTGCTGACCATAATGCACTAATTTGTTTTCTCCAACACTCGCCAATTTTGGAGAAGCTTACTCTTCAACTTTCTAAG GGACCTTCATATGTAACTGAAGCAGAAGGAATCTACAAACCATTGGGACAGTCGGTTGCATCCAACTGTCTTAAGATTGTTGAAATCAAATGTGCAAATGTTGATAGCAAGGTTCACAAAATTTTGAAAATACTGACTACGTACGGCATACGCCTTGAGCAAATTAGTGTCCAACAAACTAGCAGGATTCCTGGATCTGGAT GTTTCAATTTTGTTTGCACTGAGTTCAGCTAA
- the LOC123190415 gene encoding PH, RCC1 and FYVE domains-containing protein 1 yields the protein MAGSFDGRVPTRGVEQAIVALKKGAHLLKCGKRGKPKFCPFRLSSDEKTLVWYSKDREKHLSLNSVSTVILGQKTTNFCRQRWPEKEHQSLSLVYRNGECSLDLICRDRDQAECWHLGLTALISGPSSPFSSVGSKSSRQMTSCTSTPRSYIQRKSKLSAVHDTPRHKQVYPSYGSPRMTQKDLFGGYLDCSEALFYQRQRTFSDVDSYLERLSPKVANPVRHSLKDILVANNKHKTQTISRTPKVKAFEGPRAACRLDSLKDVFLWGDVVGSALDSEDIPKALPRLVGSTKMLDVQSIACGENHAAIITKQGEVFSWGKESGRKLGHKVNDSAQCPKMVESLASVHVKAVAFGSKHTCAVTVSGELFEWGEGAHGLGLLNNWHGRNQWLPHKLFGPMDNISVSKIACGDWHTAIITSSGQLFTYGDGTFGVLGHGDRQGIARPKEVESLKGLRVKSVACGPWHTAAIVEGMSSVKCNAPIGNLFTWGDADKGKLGHADKKMKLVPTCVDSLISHDFLQVSCGMALTVALTSNGVVFTIGSSKHGQLGNPQADGESVCTVGGVLKNEFVTEISSGSSHVAVLTMNGKVFTWGKGADGQLGLGDYANRSSPTLVEALEGRQVQSIACGSNFSAAICLHKGISVKDQPICSRCQMVFNFTRKKHNCYNCGSMFCNSCSSNKTANSALAPDRNRRYRVCDACFCQLEKALYSGEVKPQPKISKGEMFKAEIMAYTPKLSRLFKEANLIVEKMASVQGPNQRNVDSAVPIQVKTQRWGQVECPAQFLSAQDNFRHQLVPDNQMSGVSFSQRMHDAVGLKAGNPLRQSTDSQRDELSMMERILTEEVKQLRSQVTTLAEQCQQKNLVVQVYKQRLDETWLIVRDEAAKCKAAKDIIKVLTNQCNALSAKLSVGQQPENSKMTPNSIPEQAPSPGATDRSFSHQNIARTFDRDGYTTEADSVDTPVEGVIEQIERGVYVTLAVSPGGRKDIRRIRFSRKHFGEKAAQCWWEENKSRVYANYSSVEQVATPHPNRA from the exons ATGGCTGGGAGCTTCGACGGGAGGGTACCAACCAGGGGCGTTGAGCAG GCCATTGTTGCTCTCAAGAAGGGCGCGCATCTCCTCAAGTGTGGCAAGAGAGGGAAGCCCAAGTTCTGCCCTTTCAGGCTGTCTTCT gATGAGAAGACACTGGTGTGGTACTCGAAAGACAGGGAGAAACACCTGAGCTTAAATTCTGTTTCAACTGTAATCCTTGGCCAGAAGACT ACAAACTTTTGTCGTCAGCGTTGGCCTGAGAAAGAACATCAATCCTTGTCACTCGTATACAGAAATGGCGAGTGCTCACTCGACTTG ATCTGCAGAGACAGAGATCAAGCTGAGTGCTGGCATCTTGGCCTGACAGCCTTAATATCGGGTCCTTCTAGTCCATTTTCATCAGTTGGGTCAAAGAGCAGCAGGCAGATGACCAGTTGCACAAGTACTCCCCGCAGCTATATCCAGCGAAAGAGCAAGCTATCAGCTGTGCACGACACACCCAGGCACAAGCAG gtatatccATCTTATGGGAGTCCTAGGATGACACAGAAAGATTTATTTGGTGGTTACCTTGATTGCTCGGAAGCATTATTTTACCAAAGACAGCGAACATTTTCTGATGTAGACTCTTACCTGGAGAGGCTTAGTCCCAAGGTGGCAAATCCAGTTAGACATAGTTTGAAGGACATTTTGGTTGCTAACAACAAACATAAGACACAGACCATTAGTCGAACACCTAAAGTGAAAGCATTTGAAGGGCCCCGTGCAGCATGCAGACTGGATTCTCTGAAGGATGTTTTTCTCTGGGGTGATGTTGTTGGCAGTGCATTAGACAGTGAAGATATTCCAAAGGCACTTCCGAGGTTAGTGGGATCAACCAAAATGCTCGATGTACAGAGCATTGCTTGCGGGGAGAATCATGCAGCCATAATAACCAAGCAAGGGGAGGTCTTCTCCTGGGGCAAGGAGAGTGGCAGGAAACTGGGACACAAGGTAAATGACAGCGCCCAGTGTCCTAAAATGGTCGAGTCCCTTGCCTCTGTACATGTGAAGGCTGTTGCATTTGGTTCAAAGCACACCTGTGCAGTCACAGTTTCTGGCGAACTTTTTGAATGGGGTGAAGGAGCTCATGGCTTGGGTCTGTTGAATAACTGGCATGGAAGGAACCAATGGTTACCCCATAAACTGTTTGGCCCTATGGACAACATTTCTGTGTCGAAAATTGCCTGTGGCGACTGGCACACAGCTATTATAACATCTTCTGGTCAGCTATTCACATATGGGGATGGAACATTTGGTGTTCTTGGTCATGGGGATAGACAAGGAATTGCTAGGCCAAAAGAAGTAGAGTCCTTGAAAGGGTTACGGGTGAAATCCGTGGCATGCGGGCCATGGCACACAGCTGCCATTGTTGAAGGAATGAGCAGTGTCAAGTGCAACGCTCCAATTGGCAACCTGTTCACATGGGGAGATGCAGATAAAGGGAAGCTGGGTCATGCTGACAAGAAGATGAAGCTTGTACCAACATGCGTCGATTCACTCATCAGTCATGATTTTCTTCAGGTATCCTGCGGGATGGCTCTGACTGTCGCGCTTACTTCTAATGGGGTGGTATTTACCATCGGAAGTTCCAAACATGGGCAACTAGGGAACCCACAGGCAGATGGTGAATCTGTTTGCACTGTTGGAGGAGTACTTAAGAATGAGTTTGTGACAGAGATATCATCTGGTTCTTCCCACGTAGCCGTGCTGACTATGAACGGAAAGGTTTTCACCTGGGGTAAAGGTGCGGACGGACAACTTGGTTTAGGTGACTATGCCAATAGGAGCTCTCCTACTTTAGTAGAGGCATTAGAAGGTAGACAAGTTCAGAGTATAGCTTGTGGCTCCAATTTTAGTGCTGCAATCTGTTTGCACAAGGGTATCTCAGTGAAGGACCAACCCATATGCAGCAGATGTCAGATGGTTTTTAATTTTACTAGAAAGAAACACAACTGTTACAACTGTGGTTCCATGTTCTGCAACTCTTGCAGTAGTAACAAGACCGCAAACTCAGCACTTGCGCCAGACAGGAACAGAAGGTATCGTGTCTGCGATGCGTGTTTCTGTCAACTAGAGAAAGCCTTGTACTCTGGCGAAGTCAAGCCACAGCCAAAGATCAGCAAAGGAGAAATGTTTAAAGCAGAAATAATGGCATACACACCTAAGTTGTCACGTTTGTTCAAGGAAGCAAACCTCATTGTTGAAAAGATGGCTTCAGTACAAGGTCCCAATCAAAGAAATGTGGACTCTGCCGTTCCGATACAAGTGAAAACTCAAAGATGGGGGCAAGTTGAGTGTCCCGCCCAATTTTTATCTGCACAAGACAATTTCAGACATCAGCTGGTGCCAGATAATCAGATGTCTGGTGTCTCTTTTTCCCAAAGAATGCATGATGCTGTAGGGTTGAAGGCTGGAAACCCTTTGCGGCAGTCTACTGACAGCCAGAGAGATGAACTGAGTATGATGGAAAGAATACTCACGGAGGAAGTAAAGCAGCTGCGATCACAA GTCACGACTCTTGCAGAGCAATGCCAGCAGAAAAATCTTGTAGTCCAAGTGTACAAACAAAGACTTGATGAAACATGGCTAATTGTTAGGGATGAGGCTGCAAAGTGTAAAGCTGCCAAAGATATCATAAAGGTTCTGACTAATCAG TGCAATGCCTTGTCAGCGAAACTTTCAGTTGGCCAGCAACCAGAGAACTCAAAGATGACACCTAATAGCATCCCGGAACAAGCACCGTCACCAGGTGCCACAGATAGATCATTCAGTCATCAAAATATCGCCAGAACATTCGACCGTGATGGCTACACCACCGAAGCAGACTCCGTGGACACTCCTGTTGAGGGTGTTATAGAGCAGATTGAGCGAGGGGTGTATGTCACACTTGCCGTATCCCCTGGTGGAAGGAAAGACATAAGGCGGATAAGATTCAG TCGGAAGCATTTTGGCGAGAAGGCAGCTCAGTGCTGGTGGGAAGAGAACAAGAGCAGGGTATATGCAAATTATAGCAGCGTTGAGCAAGTGGCAACACCACACCCGAACCGCGCTTAA